One Oryza glaberrima chromosome 10, OglaRS2, whole genome shotgun sequence DNA segment encodes these proteins:
- the LOC127753321 gene encoding protein RGF1 INDUCIBLE TRANSCRIPTION FACTOR 1-like, whose protein sequence is MAIDHESPFKELRLKNRRIMGGGGPEPEEEEAVAHGEQWPRWLSPLLSASFFSQCKVHADSHRSGECNMFCLDCAADADAAAAALCSLCLAHNHRDHHTIQIRRSSYHDVIRVSDIQRFMDIGGVQTYVINSARVVFLNERPQHKAGKGAVANICEVCSRSLLDNFRFCSLGCKVVGCSPHAATAAATATATAARRKRLRHAHAMASTSDSDNSTSPAKRSFTPSTPPPPPTLPPKRRKGIPHRAPFGSLIVEY, encoded by the exons atggccaTCGACCACGAGTCGCCGTTCAAGGAGCTCCGCCTCAAGAACAGGAGGATCATG ggaggaggagggcctgagccggaggaggaggaggcggtggcgcacggAGAGCAGTGGCCGCGGTGGCTGAGCCCGCTGCTCTCGGCCAGCTTCTTCTCGCAGTGCAAGGTGCACGCCGACTCGCACCGGAGCGGCGAGTGCAACATGTTCTGCCTCGactgcgccgccgacgccgacgccgccgccgccgcgctctgctCCCTCTGCCTCGCCCACAACCACCGCGACCACCACACCATCCAG ATCCGGCGGTCGTCGTACCACGACGTGATCAGGGTGTCGGACATCCAGAGGTTCATGGACATCGGCGGGGTGCAGACGTACGTCATCAACAGCGCCCGCGTGGTGTTCCTCAACGAGCGCCCCCAGCACAAGGCCGGCAAGGGCGCCGTCGCCAACATCTGCGAGGTCTGCAGCCGCAGCCTCCTCGACAACTTCCGCTTCTGCTCCCTCGGCTGCAAGGTCGTCGGCTGCTccccccacgccgccaccgccgccgccaccgccaccgccaccgccgccaggaGGAAGAGACTACGCCACGCCCACGCCATGGCCTCCACCTCCGACTCCGACAACTCCACCTCCCCTGCCAAGAGGAGCTTCACGccgtccaccccgccgccgccgcccaccctGCCGCCCAAGCGCCGCAAGGGCATTCCACACCGCGCGCCATTCGGCAGCCTCATCGTCGAGTACTAG